One window of the Thermodesulfomicrobium sp. WS genome contains the following:
- a CDS encoding adenylate/guanylate cyclase domain-containing protein encodes MFKSAIRVVQPMDSPSPSPLETRITGSFATRFWLELCSNSAHFPIVNILLEILIERPQEYLRAPDLYVILTASMMQAYWLTRWQTTAHPRRFWGNLIGPALYTLVESLLEGPGFFSSPHHLIYWIFAFTIGSLQTIQHWMSSVFSAAIIVIENVTRTSIIFFIMYGLFEKYTNPQQVLSLDAFFRDPSHQFIGLVVLFLGISTGIANLTAQRYLSLLKETSLQLRTYSEWLFGRDLLGKTFLDPSTLNLERRERAVLFMDIRGFTHWSESQSPESVVNLITEYYQIAESVLSRHKTIKFKLSADEVMAVFPTANSAVRAAMDLRTYVNHALAKKHISAGIGIHIGPVVEGLLGSMGVKFYDVIGDTVNTAKRIESAAQPGEVLLSEDVQGMMEETVATGPRREIRIKGKDNPLAVYPLEFATSLSPLQISPPMDTGHA; translated from the coding sequence ATGTTCAAAAGCGCCATCAGGGTGGTCCAACCCATGGATTCTCCAAGCCCTTCCCCTCTCGAAACAAGAATCACTGGTTCGTTTGCTACACGTTTCTGGCTGGAACTCTGCAGTAATTCCGCCCACTTTCCCATTGTCAACATCCTGCTGGAAATCCTCATCGAACGCCCTCAAGAGTATCTCCGCGCCCCTGATCTGTACGTGATCCTCACTGCGAGCATGATGCAGGCCTATTGGCTGACACGCTGGCAGACGACTGCTCATCCGCGCCGCTTTTGGGGAAATTTGATCGGGCCAGCGCTCTACACCTTGGTAGAAAGTCTCCTGGAAGGGCCCGGCTTTTTTTCCTCTCCACATCACCTCATCTATTGGATTTTTGCATTTACCATCGGATCACTCCAAACCATCCAGCATTGGATGTCTTCAGTATTCAGCGCAGCCATCATCGTCATTGAGAATGTGACCCGCACATCTATCATATTTTTTATAATGTACGGTCTTTTTGAAAAATACACCAATCCTCAACAAGTACTTTCTTTGGATGCTTTTTTCCGAGACCCAAGCCACCAATTCATTGGATTGGTAGTTCTATTTCTCGGTATCAGCACAGGAATTGCAAATTTGACTGCACAACGCTACCTTAGCCTTTTGAAAGAAACTTCTCTGCAACTTCGAACCTATTCAGAATGGCTGTTCGGTCGTGATTTGCTCGGAAAAACATTCCTAGATCCATCCACGTTGAACCTTGAGAGGCGTGAACGTGCCGTATTGTTTATGGATATTCGTGGTTTTACCCATTGGAGTGAATCACAATCTCCAGAATCTGTTGTAAACCTCATAACAGAATATTATCAAATCGCAGAATCTGTTCTTTCTCGCCACAAAACAATCAAATTCAAACTGTCTGCAGATGAAGTGATGGCCGTTTTTCCCACTGCAAATTCAGCGGTTCGCGCGGCCATGGATCTGCGGACCTACGTCAACCATGCTCTCGCGAAAAAACATATCAGTGCCGGAATTGGCATCCACATTGGTCCGGTCGTTGAAGGACTTTTAGGAAGCATGGGGGTTAAATTCTACGACGTCATTGGAGACACCGTAAATACCGCCAAGCGCATCGAGAGTGCGGCACAACCGGGAGAAGTACTGCTGTCGGAAGATGTTCAGGGGATGATGGAAGAGACAGTGGCTACTGGTCCTCGGCGAGAAATCCGTATCAAAGGAAAAGACAATCCATTGGCGGTATATCCTCTCGAGTTCGCCACCTCACTTTCTCCCCTACAGATTTCCCCTCCGATGGACACCGGACATGCTTGA
- a CDS encoding pyruvate carboxyltransferase, producing MLLDTTLREGAQAVGVQFPKELQVRILRDVVRAGVEMVEIGWLGKDGIEDIAAAAQRHGLASRCAIWAPCRPEILGTVAKLGLHAVHVGIPVSPQHLARRLKISVTEALQRLVATIGNARSLGLTIRVGLEDASSAPLHAIEPFLRTAERAGAHGVRLADTRGIWTPQTCAETVRWAQSITRLPVGVHCHDDFGMATANALCALDAGGHWADVSLLGLGERAGISALEEVAGYLTLIRASRKDDMCSLRQLCHEVAHSTGLSLDPRKAIAGKHIFTSESGLHVDGLLKDPGLFEPCPPERLGMQRHLLWGAKSGRGAVVQLLSRHGLLGQGVDVEQVLAHVRKHGAQQPLEAEEVLHLAQQLLNTPKAAPLPTTN from the coding sequence ATGCTTCTGGATACTACACTACGTGAAGGGGCCCAGGCAGTAGGAGTCCAGTTCCCCAAAGAACTTCAGGTACGGATACTGCGAGACGTGGTCCGTGCAGGGGTCGAAATGGTGGAAATCGGCTGGTTGGGAAAGGACGGCATTGAGGATATCGCCGCGGCGGCACAGCGCCATGGCCTTGCCTCCCGATGCGCCATTTGGGCCCCATGTCGGCCGGAGATCCTAGGCACGGTCGCCAAGCTCGGGCTTCATGCCGTCCACGTTGGCATACCGGTGTCGCCGCAGCATCTTGCCCGCCGCCTCAAGATCTCCGTAACCGAAGCACTCCAGCGGCTCGTGGCCACCATTGGTAATGCCCGAAGCCTAGGCCTCACCATCCGGGTGGGTCTGGAAGACGCCAGCAGTGCTCCGTTGCATGCCATAGAGCCCTTCCTGCGCACCGCAGAACGTGCTGGCGCCCATGGTGTGCGTTTGGCCGATACACGAGGAATCTGGACGCCCCAGACCTGCGCCGAAACCGTCCGCTGGGCGCAAAGCATAACCCGCCTGCCCGTGGGCGTGCACTGTCACGACGACTTTGGCATGGCCACAGCCAATGCCCTATGCGCTCTGGATGCCGGGGGCCACTGGGCCGACGTCAGTCTCCTCGGGCTTGGGGAACGGGCGGGAATCAGTGCCTTGGAGGAAGTAGCGGGATACCTCACCCTCATCCGCGCGTCCCGCAAGGACGACATGTGTTCTCTGCGCCAACTCTGCCACGAAGTGGCCCACAGCACCGGGCTCTCATTGGACCCCCGCAAGGCCATCGCAGGCAAACACATCTTCACGAGCGAATCCGGACTCCATGTGGATGGGCTGCTCAAAGACCCTGGGCTGTTCGAGCCTTGTCCACCAGAACGCTTGGGGATGCAGCGGCATCTTTTGTGGGGGGCCAAAAGCGGACGAGGAGCCGTTGTGCAGCTCCTGTCTCGTCACGGCCTACTTGGACAAGGTGTCGACGTGGAGCAGGTACTCGCCCATGTGCGCAAACACGGCGCTCAACAGCCATTGGAAGCCGAGGAAGTGCTCCATTTGGCCCAACAACTCCTCAACACCCCAAAAGCAGCTCCTCTGCCAACAACAAATTGA
- a CDS encoding DUF2905 domain-containing protein, giving the protein MHRLFIILGMILVAVGLLWPVLRRFPWGRLPGDILIERPGFTFAFPITTCIVVSLVLSLIFWVLRR; this is encoded by the coding sequence ATGCATCGCCTCTTCATTATCCTGGGCATGATCTTGGTGGCGGTAGGGCTTCTGTGGCCGGTACTGCGCCGCTTCCCTTGGGGGAGACTTCCTGGAGACATCCTCATCGAGCGACCGGGGTTCACCTTCGCCTTTCCCATCACCACCTGCATCGTGGTGAGCCTGGTCCTGAGCCTCATCTTCTGGGTCTTGCGGCGCTAG
- a CDS encoding methyl-accepting chemotaxis protein → MRHVSFPVRLTLLVIGTALAAILATTLGQSRAARQGFVENGRAALEHVAATLAQAIILQSRLEEEGIRADLDIARTTVELAGFPVVEPLAEAEILLDGEATPSILPSIKVGGSYLHESAPALSKAASLTRAQVHFLQLHQNRLVRIAGGAPEGKQPWPQGSWLAPDHPATRSLTHEQRPWMGIVEHDGSPWLAAYSPVKDLGDQVIGAVEVVRPLIRLEFGRFVHATGVGGAGSACLLDAQGRPLTPQAPPKLLSHVRTTHTRQGEFASDGETLVWQQVSDLPWGMRAVLWVPQAHLLSGLQARILQGVLTSLPVPLALALLVGIGGSHLLLRPVARMAEAATCAAAGDYSRRLDASHPDAIGQLSHAMNVLLARLEGLFAEIHQAAGQITDAATDLSSSSHGLLTQVAATVSRSEHVTASTHTMETNLDAVAAAMEEASANAQVLTQSVEEISAHMNRMRDDAAASRATADAAMGHASAAADTTRQLEAASRRIDEITGLIHSIATRTQILALNATIEAARAGEAGRSFAVVAREIKDLAQKTAEATAEVEAALSSIREKAHAAREHNDQVQTMLATTLTSMTAVAEAVSIQAHSVQESSTAISHLFLGLQEISAKTTTIAALCQDTTQDMTAVHHATDTLHAEGETIRAKAHDLELLAQRLLRLILHDKAQRPQSVATSDAPQTHPRQSPPCPPKTSEQAPQASPLSRFLRRHGAQTPPPPAARRHDAMQ, encoded by the coding sequence GTGCGCCACGTGTCTTTTCCTGTCCGTCTCACCCTCTTGGTCATCGGCACGGCCCTGGCCGCCATCCTTGCCACCACCCTGGGCCAAAGCCGCGCCGCCCGCCAAGGCTTTGTGGAAAACGGCCGTGCCGCCCTCGAGCACGTGGCCGCCACCCTCGCTCAGGCCATCATCCTCCAATCCCGTCTGGAAGAAGAAGGCATCCGGGCGGATCTCGACATCGCCCGCACCACCGTGGAGCTCGCGGGCTTCCCGGTAGTAGAACCCCTGGCTGAGGCCGAAATCCTGCTCGACGGAGAGGCGACCCCCTCCATCCTCCCGTCCATCAAAGTCGGGGGGAGCTATCTGCACGAGTCCGCCCCGGCCCTCTCCAAGGCCGCAAGCCTCACCCGCGCCCAGGTGCACTTCCTGCAACTTCACCAAAACCGGCTGGTGCGTATCGCCGGCGGGGCCCCAGAAGGAAAGCAGCCCTGGCCCCAAGGTTCCTGGCTTGCCCCGGACCACCCGGCCACGCGGAGCCTGACGCACGAGCAGCGCCCGTGGATGGGCATCGTGGAGCACGACGGCAGCCCGTGGCTTGCGGCCTATAGCCCGGTCAAAGACCTTGGCGATCAGGTTATCGGTGCCGTGGAAGTGGTGCGCCCCCTCATCCGGCTGGAATTTGGACGATTCGTGCACGCAACCGGCGTAGGCGGGGCAGGCAGCGCCTGTCTCCTGGACGCCCAAGGGCGCCCCCTCACCCCGCAAGCGCCCCCCAAACTGCTCTCCCACGTGCGCACCACCCATACCCGCCAAGGGGAGTTTGCCAGCGACGGAGAGACTCTCGTGTGGCAGCAGGTCTCCGACCTCCCCTGGGGCATGCGCGCAGTACTCTGGGTGCCGCAAGCCCATCTCCTCTCCGGCCTTCAGGCACGCATCCTCCAAGGGGTTCTCACCAGCCTGCCCGTGCCCTTGGCCCTGGCCCTGCTTGTGGGCATCGGCGGCAGCCACCTCCTCCTTCGGCCTGTGGCGCGCATGGCCGAGGCTGCGACCTGTGCGGCTGCCGGCGACTATTCCCGCCGTCTGGACGCCTCCCACCCGGACGCCATCGGCCAGCTCAGCCACGCCATGAATGTCCTCCTTGCCCGCCTGGAAGGACTGTTCGCCGAAATCCACCAGGCCGCCGGACAGATCACCGACGCCGCCACCGATCTCTCCAGCAGTTCCCATGGACTGCTCACCCAAGTCGCGGCCACGGTCAGCCGCAGCGAGCACGTCACCGCATCCACCCACACCATGGAGACCAACCTCGACGCTGTGGCCGCAGCCATGGAAGAGGCCAGCGCCAATGCCCAGGTCCTGACCCAAAGCGTGGAAGAGATTTCCGCCCACATGAACCGCATGCGCGATGACGCCGCCGCCAGCCGCGCCACGGCCGACGCCGCCATGGGCCATGCCAGCGCCGCCGCAGACACGACCCGGCAATTGGAAGCCGCCTCCCGGCGCATCGACGAGATCACGGGCCTCATTCATTCCATTGCCACCCGCACCCAAATCCTCGCCCTCAACGCCACCATTGAGGCCGCCCGCGCCGGCGAGGCTGGTCGAAGTTTCGCCGTCGTTGCCCGGGAGATCAAAGACCTCGCGCAAAAGACCGCCGAAGCCACCGCGGAGGTGGAGGCCGCCCTCTCCAGTATCCGCGAGAAGGCCCATGCGGCCCGAGAACACAATGATCAGGTCCAGACCATGTTGGCCACCACCCTCACCTCCATGACCGCCGTGGCCGAAGCCGTCAGCATCCAAGCACACAGCGTGCAGGAATCCTCCACCGCCATCAGCCATCTCTTCCTCGGCCTGCAGGAGATCTCCGCCAAAACCACGACCATCGCGGCCCTATGCCAGGACACCACCCAGGACATGACCGCAGTCCACCACGCCACCGACACCCTGCACGCCGAAGGCGAGACCATCCGCGCCAAGGCCCACGACCTCGAACTCCTGGCCCAACGGTTGCTCAGGCTTATCCTCCACGACAAAGCCCAAAGGCCCCAATCGGTTGCAACCAGTGACGCACCACAAACGCATCCTCGGCAAAGCCCGCCCTGCCCCCCCAAGACTTCGGAACAAGCGCCCCAAGCCTCCCCGCTCTCCCGCTTTTTGCGCCGCCACGGCGCCCAAACCCCACCGCCGCCTGCGGCACGCCGGCATGACGCGATGCAATGA